The genomic window GGAGCAAATGAATAATATTGTGGCTGATTATTCTAGAGATTGTTCTATATCTGTATGACCAGATAGGTGAAATATCGATATTGAATATAGTAACTTGTATAATGTGTTCAACTAAAACAAAAAATTATTAAGAAAAGAGCTACATTTTTATGTGGCTCTTTTTTATTTTTGCAAAATTTTCTAAAATAAATATAATTATGTCAGGTTATATTTATAAATATAAATAAAAAATATGAATTTGTGAGAGACTCCAGAAGATTTGTTTACCAATTTGTTGTTTATGATATTTTTTTTCATAACAATGTATTTTTTTTTGAATTTGATGTGAGATATTTATGTAACTTTGGAAGCAATTAGATTTAGGACAATTATCTATTAGTATAATGTTTTGGAAAAATAAAGAAGACGAAGTGAAGAGTTTTTCTCTAAAAGATATTAATTTTATCTATCAGTATATAGTTCTGAAATATGATGAGGTTAGATACTATAAAAACTTATATTTTTTGTTGATTAAAAGAAGAGATGAAATTTTTGAGTTTATATCAATTATAGATCCTGATCATCTAAAAAATAGTGCTATGCTTTATATTACTGACGATCAGGAGCACAATAAAACTATTTTTGATAGAGAAACAAATAATATCCTAAATTTTGATATTAATAAAGAATTTATTAATTACCTTAAAATAAAACTTGATAGTTGAATGGTTTTCAAAAGGATAGATCAAGAATATGCAAAGCTTTTTAAGACCAAATGAATTACATTTTTTGTGTTTATAGCAGTTTTGTTTTTCATTGTTTATATAGTTGGTCGTCAGTTTCACGAACTGGATACAGAAGATATACAGGTAAATCTTGACTCGGTATTTTTCTTTTATGATTATAATATTTTTCTTACAGGTTTAGTGTTTTTTGTTGCATTTTCTATATTTTTCTTCAAGTATATAAAACATTTGCCTTTGATGGAGTATAATTTTTCCAAGTATTATGTGTTGTTGAAGTATAAAGAAGCATTATATGCTATGATTTTGAAGCATTATATTTATAAATGACCAACTAAAGATCCTGAAATATGATATATTAGACTAAAAGATGAGTTTTACAATATCTTTGTAAATATTTATGATTATATGGATAAAGATGAGTTTGCATGACTATTGTTTTTCTTGGAAAATCCCAAAGTTGATATATATATAAGAAATCCGTTTCTTAAGCAAGATATAATAAATGATTTCAAAAATTTGATAAAAGTTCAAAATGAAGATGTAAAAGAAAAATACACATTCTTCAAGGATGTGATAGAGAAAAATCAGGTTTATTGTAATCTTTTGAAGATGAATTTTGAAGAAGAGCTTGAGAGCTTGAAAGAATTTACCAATATGATGTGATTGATGCTTTATATAGTTATTACTTTGATTGTGGTTGGTATGATATTCCCTGTGCTTGTTTCTGCACTCTAAGATTTATTATTTAAGATTTTGGAAGATATGTTTGAAATTTTGACTATAGCTACTATACTAACTAATTTCTGATTTGTTTATCTGGTGTTGAGGACAAAGTGAGGAAAAGATAAAATATTTTATACACTATATATGTGAGCCACATTTTTAGTGTTTATTTTTTTGGTGTCAATTATGGATTTAGTTTTCATGATGTGGTTTTTTTATTTTATGAATTTGACTTTGGCTTATCTATTGTATACTGATTTTGTACTTTTTAATACCATAAAAGAGTTTTTGCTTAGTAAAATGGAAATGAAAGCAGAAGAGTCAAAAATTACTGAGGTTTTCAATGTGTGAATGTCCAACAAATTAAAAGAAATAAATAATCTTGAAAAAGATGTGATAAAACTAACATCTTCAGAAATAAATATTATTGATTTTGTAATGATAATTGTATGAATATTTGCAGTTATTTATTCTGTATCTATATTCTATCTTGGCTAATATTCAAATATTATTTTAGCTAGCTAGTGTATTTTTAAACTATAATTTAATTATAAATAAATGGAAATGAATAATATTTTTTGACAAATCAGTAGTTTTTTGTTATAATATTTGTAGTTTGTATAAAAAATTTATTTAGTTTGACTAAAAAAATATATTTAAATTACTTAAATAATAAAGCATGGTAACTGGTCTTTTAAAAAAGAAAGAAAAAACACTTAAGGAGAAGCTGACAGAAAGCATAAAAGAAATCCTGAAAGAAAATATGAAAATTAACTATATGATAGTGCCTAGGAGGACATTACAAACAAGTGAAAAATTTTTCATAAATATATATACAGATTTTATAATAAACTTGTATTCTTGAACAGATGAGGAACTGTTAAACATGAAATCTTATTTGAATGCCAATAAGACAAATTTTATTTTTTCCAAAGAACTTTCTGAAGACATACTTTTGAAATGTTTCAATGTGAGTTTTGTGGGGTTTGAGTTTGAAAAATTTTGGGAAAATAATGTTGAGGATGAAAATAAAGACTTTGATTCTATAATGAAAGATATTAAAAAAAGATATGAATCATTCAATGTAGCTATTACAGATAAAATAAAAAATGAGGCATATTATCTTTATAAATTTGATGACTACAAAAGATCGGAATTTTATCTTAAGGATACTTTCGTACTCATAAAAGATGGTGAAATGTACTATATATATACTACAAGAATGGACCTAAATCTTGCAAATATAAGAACATTTTCCTTTTTTGTAAAATGAAAGAAAAACTACAAGGTAATAGTAGTTTCTAATGAGTTTTTTTCAAAAAAGAAAAAAGAAATAGAAGATTATAGAAATACAAGAGTTTATTGATTGTCAGAAATTAAAAATCCTTTTCTTCTTACATACCTATGTAATAATATGACCAATCTTGATTTTTGAGATTTGAATATAACTTATTTTTATGCAGATGAGATGAATCCTCACAAGGTGAACTGTTCTGTAAGACACAAAAGAAAGTATAAAATAATAAACTTTGAAAATATATCTGACTTTGATATTAATGTTTTAGATTGAGATATAATTACTTTGGGATGAAAGCTTTCTTGAGTTGTTACAGTAACAAATGTAAAAGTTTGAAGATTTACATATAGAGTTTTGATAGTAAGAAAAAACTGAATTTATTTTCTAAATTTTAGAAAAGTTGAGTGAATACCTTATGATATAGAAGAACTAGAAGACAAATCATGAGTAGATGTGAAAGAGTATATAATAGATGAAGAAAACACAAACTCAAAAGTTTGGTTTGATGTGAATCGTCAACTTAAGCACTTTGATATAGACTTTCCTCTTGGGTATCAAGAGCAAGATATTGATATGGTGTTTTCAAAATTGGTGAGTTCTACAAAGTGAACTTTTTGGATTAACTGAAAAACTAACTCATGGAAGAGTACATCTTTGAAAAATATTTTGTTGAAATTTTATGAGTTTTATAGACAAAAATGAGAAAACAAAAATATACTCATGATTGAAAATCCGATAGAATGATACGATTATTATCTTAAACAGATAGAGGTAGATGATGAAGATATTGAAGACTACAAAGCCATAATAATGTGAATTAAGAGAGCGGATCTTGATATGTGTCTGTTTTGAGAACTTAGAACATATGATGTTTTTGGTGTTTTCAATGAGGTTGCCAACTCACTGCCGGTAGTAAGTACATTTCACGTATGAACAGCAGAAAGTTTCTTGTCTATGCTTGAGTATTATAGTAATAAAGCTGATCTTAACTGGAAAGATGTATTTGGTGCTGTAAATACTTCTATTGTGCAGATACCTTTGATGACAGAAAAAGCACCTTGGGAAGAATGTATCTATTATCATCCAGATGAAGAAGAAGAGTTGTTGAATGAAATTTTTTCAAGATTTAGATTGAATAGTGATGACCTTACAGAAGAAGAGCAAGAAATGAAAAGACTCTATTGAAGTCTTATCAAAAAGGCTTTCAAAAAATGATTGACCCCACTAAAATCATATTCTGAAAAAGCCAAACCTCAGCTTTATTATGAAATTCTTACTTGAGATATGCTAGGTTTGTTTTTGAACAAAAGAGAGAGCGAATTTAGTAATATTTATAAATATCTTTGATACTCCAACAATATTTTATATAAATCATTTGTTGGATTTCTTGAATGATACCTGACATTTGATAATGTGAAAATAGATGAATATAGTTTTGAATCAAGAATTGCTACTTTAGAAAAAATAAGCGAATATCTTGATAGTTTTGAAGACAAAAATTAATTTATAGAAAACATATATAAAATGAATGAAAAACTATTGTATCATTTAGACAAAAAAATTGAAGAACTAGAGAAAATATTGAATAACGAAGAATATGTAATAGATACAGAATATGATTTTGTTGACAAAAAAAATATTAATTCCAAGTTAGAAAAAATTAAAAATCTTGTCCAGGAGAATAATATAGATGTAGAATTGATATTATTGAATAAAGATGTTTGAAAGCCATTGTATAGTATTCTTGTGAATGATTTGGTATCAAAGAGCAAAAAACAACAAAGAATTAATTGGATAGTAAGGTTTATGTATTTTTCTTTGATTTTAATTTTTATTGTTCTTATATGATATTTTTTTGTGAATCCTCCTACAGAAGATACTATGGATGAATCAATAACACAAGAAAGTAGGTTTGCATGAGTAGAAGCTGATGAGATTGGGAAGCTTATGATAAAAAGACTTTCTGAGGATGAAGAAAATGTATACAAGCTAGAATCTTTCTTACAAGAAAAAATACAGCAGAAAAATTCAGACTAATATAAATATATTTTTATGTTGTAATATTCAATTGTATGTTGTACCTTTTTTATGTGTTTTATGTTTTTGTTTTGGGATTGATTTGATATGAAGATTATAAATATCATCTTATAAAATTGTATACTTTTTATTTATTTGTTTTGGCAAATATTGTATTTTATTATTATTTGTTTGGAGATTGGCTGATAACTTCTGTTTTGATTTTGGGTTTTTTGATGATTTTTGTGATGGATTTGTGGGAGATATTTGTGTGAGAGATCAAAACTATATGAAAATATTGGAGAATATGGTGAATGTGAGTATATGATTTGTTTTTGTATTTTTACATAATAGTATTTCTTGTATCATATATTTTCTTCAATTTTGGTGAAATACAGGCGATATTGGTAATTATGGGCTGTTTTATGATAACATTATTGGTATGATTATTTATTTTGAAAACCAAAACAGTTCCATTGTTTGCACTTTGAAGTGTTTTTCTTTTTAGTTTTTTTGTGATACATTTGTTGCTTACTTATTATTTTTAATTATAAATATTTTTGTCATAAACATAAGTGTTATTTTTTTGTAATTTCAATATTATTTGATAAAATGTCAAAATTGTTTATAATATACTTTAATAAAAATTAAATTTAAGAATTATATTTTCAAAAATGGATAAAGAAGTTTTGAAAGATCTAAATAAAAGGACAAAAGAGTTAAGAGACTTCTTGGAAAACAATAAGTTTTTGATAGATAGTAGTTTTATTAGAATTGATTCATCAAATTTAGATCAAAAAATAGAAGAATTGAAGTCGGCAATATCACAATCTGATTCTTGAACTACTGGTATAATAATACACAAAAATGTATGAAAACCTCTCAAAAATATATTGATTTCTGATTTGATGAAAAATTACAAAAAACAACAAAAAATAAATTTCATTCTTAGATATTCTTACTTTTTTGTGATACTTTTATTTGTAATAACTAGTGTGTTTTTTATATATTTATCTTCTGATGATTCAATTCATTCAAAAAATTGAATAAATGATTTTGATTATCAACAACTTGAAAGAGTGCTATCTTATAAAATAGAAAAAGATCCACAAAATCTTGATAAGTTTCTTTTGAGTGTGGATAAAGAGTTTGAATCATTTGATAAACAAGAATTTTTAGAAAGTGAATGATCGGATGAGTGAATAGTTTTCCATCTTGAAAACCTTAGAAATGAAATAGGTGATATGCATGATTCTGATCATCAACAAACAGAAGAGGACGATATTGACGAAGAAGATACAGAAGATGAAGAAGAGCAAACAGAAGAAGATGATATTGACGAAGAAGATACAGAAGATGAAGAAGAGCAAACAGAAGAAGATGGTATTGATGAAGAAGACACTGAAGATGAAGAAGAGCAAACAGAAGAAGACGATATTGATGAAGAAGACACTGAAGATGAAGAAGAGCAAACAGAAGAAGATGGTATTGATGAAGAAGACACTGAAGATGAAGAAGAGCAAACAGAAGAAGACGATATTGATGAAGAAGATGCTGTAGATGAAGAAGAGCAAACAGAAGAAGACGATATTGATGAAGAAGATACAGAAGATGAAGAAGAACAAATAGAAATTTCTGAAGAACAAGAAGAAGTGCATCAACAAATAGATGAGTCTGATTGACAAGCACAAATAGAGGTAGTTACAGTAGTAAATATAAACCTAAGAGACGGCCCAGGTACCAGCAATCAAAGATTGCTTACTATACCTTCTTGAGAGTATATTCAAATATTTGACTATGCTTATAGTGAAGGTGAAGCTTGGTATCAAACAAACTATCAGTGAACTGATGGATGGATTTCTTGGATAGGAATTGATGATCCACAAATATTTGAATAAAAATTTGCATTTTAGCCCAAAATAATTAGTATAAAAATTAAATTTATTTTTTAATTTTTGAGTAAATGATTCAGATACCAGAGTATGTTAGACCTATAATATTGGAGAATTTGGAAAAAGGTAAAAATACTGGAAATGATCAACCATATACAAAATTTATGTATTTTTGGCATAGTCTTGCTTTTTTTTCTGAAGCATATACACATAAAGACTCAGTACCTCAAGCATTGGAGTATATAAATATGGAATTTAGACCCAAATT from Candidatus Absconditicoccus praedator includes these protein-coding regions:
- a CDS encoding SH3 domain-containing protein; translated protein: MDKEVLKDLNKRTKELRDFLENNKFLIDSSFIRIDSSNLDQKIEELKSAISQSDSGTTGIIIHKNVGKPLKNILISDLMKNYKKQQKINFILRYSYFFVILLFVITSVFFIYLSSDDSIHSKNGINDFDYQQLERVLSYKIEKDPQNLDKFLLSVDKEFESFDKQEFLESEGSDEGIVFHLENLRNEIGDMHDSDHQQTEEDDIDEEDTEDEEEQTEEDDIDEEDTEDEEEQTEEDGIDEEDTEDEEEQTEEDDIDEEDTEDEEEQTEEDGIDEEDTEDEEEQTEEDDIDEEDAVDEEEQTEEDDIDEEDTEDEEEQIEISEEQEEVHQQIDESDGQAQIEVVTVVNINLRDGPGTSNQRLLTIPSGEYIQIFDYAYSEGEAWYQTNYQGTDGWISWIGIDDPQIFE
- a CDS encoding ATPase, T2SS/T4P/T4SS family, which translates into the protein MVTGLLKKKEKTLKEKLTESIKEILKENMKINYMIVPRRTLQTSEKFFINIYTDFIINLYSGTDEELLNMKSYLNANKTNFIFSKELSEDILLKCFNVSFVGFEFEKFWENNVEDENKDFDSIMKDIKKRYESFNVAITDKIKNEAYYLYKFDDYKRSEFYLKDTFVLIKDGEMYYIYTTRMDLNLANIRTFSFFVKGKKNYKVIVVSNEFFSKKKKEIEDYRNTRVYGLSEIKNPFLLTYLCNNMTNLDFGDLNITYFYADEMNPHKVNCSVRHKRKYKIINFENISDFDINVLDGDIITLGGKLSGVVTVTNVKVGRFTYRVLIVRKNGIYFLNFRKVEGIPYDIEELEDKSGVDVKEYIIDEENTNSKVWFDVNRQLKHFDIDFPLGYQEQDIDMVFSKLVSSTKGTFWINGKTNSWKSTSLKNILLKFYEFYRQKGENKNILMIENPIEGYDYYLKQIEVDDEDIEDYKAIIMGIKRADLDMCLFGELRTYDVFGVFNEVANSLPVVSTFHVGTAESFLSMLEYYSNKADLNWKDVFGAVNTSIVQIPLMTEKAPWEECIYYHPDEEEELLNEIFSRFRLNSDDLTEEEQEMKRLYGSLIKKAFKKGLTPLKSYSEKAKPQLYYEILTGDMLGLFLNKRESEFSNIYKYLGYSNNILYKSFVGFLEGYLTFDNVKIDEYSFESRIATLEKISEYLDSFEDKN